One segment of Asaia bogorensis NBRC 16594 DNA contains the following:
- a CDS encoding ATP-dependent Clp protease proteolytic subunit, with protein sequence MRDRDPVEIFNNALVPMVVEQTSRGERAFDIYSRLLQERIIFLTGPVYDQVAAVISAQLLYLESVNPSKEISFYINSPGGVVSAGLAMYDTMQYIRCPVSTVCIGQAASMGSLLLAAGEKGRRFCLPNARVMVHQPSGGAQGQASDIEIQAREILEIRKRLNEIYRHHTGRTLEEIEQKLERDSYLSADEAKAFGLVDEVVQARPKSVAEPG encoded by the coding sequence ATGAGGGATCGCGATCCTGTCGAGATCTTCAACAACGCGCTCGTACCGATGGTCGTCGAGCAGACGTCACGCGGCGAACGCGCTTTCGATATCTATTCCCGCCTGCTTCAGGAGCGGATCATCTTCCTGACAGGTCCGGTTTACGACCAGGTGGCCGCTGTCATCTCGGCTCAGCTTCTCTATCTGGAGAGCGTCAATCCGAGCAAGGAAATCTCGTTCTACATCAACAGCCCCGGTGGTGTGGTTTCAGCTGGCCTCGCGATGTACGACACGATGCAGTACATCCGCTGCCCCGTAAGCACGGTGTGCATCGGTCAGGCGGCATCGATGGGTTCGCTGCTGCTTGCAGCCGGTGAGAAGGGACGTCGGTTCTGCCTCCCCAATGCCCGCGTCATGGTGCATCAGCCTTCAGGCGGCGCTCAGGGCCAGGCATCGGATATCGAGATCCAGGCCCGTGAGATTCTTGAAATCCGCAAGCGCCTCAACGAGATCTACCGTCATCACACCGGTCGTACGCTTGAGGAAATCGAGCAGAAGCTTGAGCGTGATTCCTACCTCTCGGCAGATGAAGCGAAGGCTTTCGGTCTGGTCGATGAGGTTGTTCAGGCACGCCCTAAGAGTGTTGCTGAGCCGGGCTAA
- the sufC gene encoding Fe-S cluster assembly ATPase SufC, giving the protein MNDFLKISGLCAQIDDNGTPKEILRGLDLEVPKGEIHAIMGPNGSGKSTLSYVLAGRDDYEVTGGSASFQGEDLLALEPEERAALGLFLAFQAPVELPGVNNANFLRTAVNAVRRARKEDELDAVGFLKAVRAETKHLHMSDDMLKRNVNVGFSGGEKKRNEVLQMRMLRPKFAILDETDSGLDIDALRIVAEGVNSLRGPDFSALIITHHQRLLDYIQPDRVHVMAKGRIIHSGGAEVALALEAQGYQQYLEAVA; this is encoded by the coding sequence ATGAATGATTTTCTGAAAATTTCCGGTCTCTGTGCGCAGATCGACGACAACGGAACCCCCAAGGAGATTCTGCGCGGTCTGGATCTCGAAGTACCCAAGGGCGAGATTCACGCCATCATGGGGCCCAACGGGTCGGGCAAGTCGACCCTGTCCTATGTGCTGGCCGGGCGTGACGATTACGAAGTCACGGGTGGCAGCGCCTCCTTTCAGGGCGAGGATCTGCTGGCCCTCGAGCCGGAAGAGCGTGCAGCCCTTGGTCTGTTCCTTGCCTTCCAGGCACCGGTGGAGTTGCCGGGCGTCAACAATGCGAACTTCCTTCGCACGGCCGTCAATGCCGTTCGTCGTGCCCGCAAGGAAGACGAGCTGGATGCTGTGGGCTTCCTGAAGGCAGTTCGCGCAGAAACCAAGCACCTGCACATGTCGGACGACATGCTCAAGCGTAACGTGAATGTCGGCTTCTCGGGCGGCGAAAAGAAGCGCAACGAAGTGCTTCAGATGCGTATGCTGCGCCCGAAATTCGCGATCCTCGACGAAACCGATAGTGGCCTTGATATCGATGCCCTGCGTATCGTGGCCGAGGGCGTCAACAGCCTGCGCGGGCCTGATTTCTCGGCGCTGATCATCACCCATCATCAGCGTTTGCTGGATTATATCCAGCCGGATCGTGTGCATGTCATGGCCAAGGGACGTATCATCCATAGTGGTGGTGCAGAAGTGGCGCTTGCACTGGAAGCCCAGGGTTATCAGCAATATCTCGAGGCGGTGGCATGA
- a CDS encoding bifunctional ADP-dependent NAD(P)H-hydrate dehydratase/NAD(P)H-hydrate epimerase — translation MTALPLRFCLPDPAQCAAMDKMASHSIGIEALMERAGWAVAQAVKTRFAPCRVLVLCGPGNNGGDGYVAARYLERAGWPVQVAALAAPRAGTIAAKAAARFHGRHVVFDQESAARADLVIDAVFGAGLDRAPSDEVMTVLASAKKRVAVDLPSFVNGRTGALLVEDSASRDVPDYLMSVTFVRPKPGHVLYPARSICGEVICADIGMPEDCVAHAAPDMWLNHPALWAIPAMSPDDHKYSRGVVSLCGGAVMPGATRLAAAGARASGAGLVRISAGKAAQAYRLGAPGLVVDDAPLPALLEDERREVWLCGPGLTPEEVEAALPSLLRAGRIVLADAGALGWADGVTEKLRGVSVITPHIGEFTKLFGAPGSDLAGAARAAAEKLDCVVLLKGAVSIIAAPDGRVMLNDHASPALATAGSGDTLAGVIATMLAAGMPAWEASCAGAWLHGEAGMKAGNWPVVEALDTHLGDARALAIALHAAAHGQV, via the coding sequence ATGACAGCCTTGCCGCTACGTTTCTGCCTGCCGGACCCTGCCCAGTGTGCCGCAATGGATAAAATGGCGAGCCATAGTATCGGCATCGAGGCGTTAATGGAGCGCGCTGGATGGGCAGTAGCGCAGGCCGTCAAAACGCGGTTCGCCCCGTGCCGTGTGCTGGTCCTGTGTGGGCCGGGCAATAATGGAGGCGACGGCTATGTGGCGGCGCGCTATCTCGAACGCGCCGGGTGGCCGGTTCAGGTGGCGGCGCTGGCCGCACCTCGGGCAGGCACCATAGCTGCTAAGGCAGCGGCGCGCTTTCATGGCAGGCATGTCGTTTTTGATCAGGAAAGCGCGGCACGTGCCGATCTGGTGATCGATGCCGTTTTTGGGGCCGGGCTCGATCGGGCGCCATCGGACGAGGTGATGACCGTGCTGGCCAGCGCGAAAAAGCGGGTGGCGGTCGATCTGCCAAGCTTTGTGAACGGTCGCACTGGCGCGTTGCTGGTCGAAGATAGTGCCTCCCGTGACGTGCCGGATTACCTCATGAGTGTCACGTTCGTGCGGCCCAAACCGGGACACGTGCTCTATCCTGCGCGATCAATCTGCGGGGAGGTGATCTGTGCGGATATCGGAATGCCGGAAGATTGCGTGGCGCACGCTGCACCAGACATGTGGCTCAACCATCCCGCGCTCTGGGCCATTCCGGCCATGTCGCCGGATGATCACAAATATAGTCGCGGCGTGGTGAGTCTTTGTGGTGGGGCGGTCATGCCCGGCGCCACACGTCTGGCGGCAGCGGGCGCGAGGGCCAGCGGGGCCGGGCTCGTGCGAATCAGTGCTGGCAAAGCCGCGCAGGCTTATCGCCTGGGCGCGCCCGGACTGGTGGTCGACGATGCGCCGCTACCGGCGTTGCTTGAGGATGAACGGCGCGAGGTGTGGCTCTGCGGACCGGGGCTGACGCCTGAGGAAGTGGAAGCGGCATTGCCGAGCCTGCTCCGCGCAGGTCGTATCGTTCTTGCGGATGCCGGAGCGCTTGGTTGGGCCGATGGCGTTACGGAAAAGCTGCGCGGCGTGTCGGTCATCACGCCCCATATCGGAGAATTTACCAAGTTATTCGGTGCGCCCGGCAGTGATCTGGCCGGGGCCGCGCGTGCTGCGGCGGAAAAGCTCGATTGCGTGGTGCTTCTCAAAGGGGCTGTGAGCATTATCGCGGCGCCGGATGGGCGGGTGATGCTCAACGACCACGCGAGTCCTGCACTGGCCACGGCAGGCTCTGGAGACACGCTGGCCGGTGTGATTGCCACGATGCTGGCGGCAGGTATGCCGGCCTGGGAAGCCAGCTGTGCCGGGGCCTGGCTGCATGGCGAGGCAGGGATGAAGGCTGGCAACTGGCCTGTTGTCGAGGCGCTGGATACTCATCTCGGTGATGCGCGGGCGCTGGCAATCGCCCTTCATGCCGCTGCGCACGGGCAGGTGTGA
- a CDS encoding aminotransferase class V-fold PLP-dependent enzyme — translation MMSSIDMLDRFAALRSRFPILSETVHGRPLVFLDSAASSQKPDCVIEAMMHAMQHQYANIHRGLHWMSERTTEAYESVRTQVARFLNAPDRHEVIFTRNSTEAINLVAHSYGALLKPGQAVLISELEHHSNLVPWQMLRDRAGIELRVAPITETGDLDLEAYESLLADGRVGLVAITHMSNVLGTLTPAKTLARLAHQYGAKILLDGSQSAVHRAIDVQDLDADFFVCTGHKLYGPTGIGVLWARSALLNAMPPFLGGGEMIETVSFAKSSWATIPHKFEAGTPPIIEVIGLGAALSFMEELGAASIAAHENALVAYTRDVLGGSEGVRLIGSPAEQGGVVSFIVEGAHPHDLAVLLDRQGIAIRAGQHCAEPLIRRLGLTATARASFGVYTTRDDIDALVKGVARARQMLV, via the coding sequence ATGATGTCCTCAATCGACATGCTCGACCGTTTTGCTGCCCTGCGCAGCCGGTTTCCGATCCTGTCCGAGACGGTTCATGGCCGCCCGCTGGTCTTTCTGGACAGCGCGGCGTCGTCGCAGAAACCGGATTGCGTGATCGAAGCCATGATGCACGCGATGCAGCATCAATACGCGAACATTCATCGCGGGCTGCACTGGATGAGCGAGCGTACGACCGAAGCCTATGAATCGGTGCGTACGCAGGTCGCGCGTTTTCTGAACGCGCCCGACCGTCATGAGGTCATCTTCACACGCAACAGCACCGAGGCCATCAATCTCGTTGCTCATTCCTATGGCGCCTTGCTCAAGCCCGGTCAGGCGGTGCTGATTTCGGAACTTGAGCATCACTCCAATCTCGTGCCGTGGCAGATGCTGCGTGACCGCGCCGGGATCGAATTGCGCGTCGCCCCTATTACCGAGACCGGCGATCTCGATCTCGAGGCCTATGAATCCCTGCTGGCCGATGGCCGCGTCGGGCTTGTGGCCATTACACATATGTCCAACGTTCTGGGCACGCTGACCCCCGCAAAGACACTTGCGCGTCTGGCCCATCAATACGGGGCGAAGATCCTGCTCGACGGGTCACAATCGGCCGTGCATCGCGCGATCGACGTGCAGGATCTGGACGCTGACTTCTTCGTCTGCACAGGGCACAAGCTCTACGGCCCGACCGGGATTGGTGTGCTCTGGGCTCGCAGCGCGCTGCTCAATGCCATGCCTCCATTCCTCGGTGGCGGCGAAATGATCGAGACCGTGAGTTTCGCGAAATCGAGCTGGGCCACTATTCCGCACAAGTTCGAGGCGGGAACGCCCCCTATCATTGAGGTGATCGGGCTTGGCGCTGCGCTTTCCTTTATGGAAGAGCTGGGCGCTGCATCCATTGCCGCCCATGAAAATGCGCTCGTGGCCTACACGCGTGACGTGCTGGGTGGCAGCGAAGGCGTGAGGCTGATCGGTTCTCCGGCAGAACAGGGCGGTGTGGTCTCTTTCATTGTCGAGGGCGCGCACCCACATGATTTGGCGGTGCTGCTGGATCGGCAGGGTATTGCGATACGTGCTGGCCAGCATTGTGCCGAGCCACTGATCAGACGCCTTGGTCTGACCGCTACGGCCAGAGCCAGCTTCGGCGTTTACACCACACGAGATGATATCGACGCATTGGTGAAGGGCGTAGCACGCGCCCGTCAGATGCTGGTCTGA
- a CDS encoding class I SAM-dependent RNA methyltransferase, whose amino-acid sequence MASLIDTTVLSYGANGDGLVLIADKPAYIPQAVPGDRLKLRVGSDRHIEVLDIESASANRVAPVCALFDSCGGCSMQTTALPALLEWKTGLVAHALQRAGFDNLPRIEAMQVPVESRRRIDLAFQRLPGRIILGLHRRHGDVVDMTECHVIDPALFALLAPLREVLGSLGAVTGGGDLQINLYSSGPDILLSTDAALVPTDRVKLANFGKTHKIPRISWRSKRRPNDGYEIVAQQGPVFHAFGSVKLTPPPGGFLQASAQSESAIAEAVLAALPTLNRRDPIVELFAGFGTLTVPLAQKGRVLAYEGHFEAIAALKSGAIGQRIETTHRDLTRQPLIAKEFEKARVVVLDPPHAGALIQMDHIARSKVEDIIYVSCNPQALSKDSALLKKAGYEVLSIAVIDQFLWSTEVEAVVAFTRSKKRLSRRQT is encoded by the coding sequence ATGGCGTCCCTGATTGATACAACCGTTCTCTCCTACGGAGCGAACGGCGACGGGCTTGTCCTTATCGCTGACAAGCCCGCCTATATTCCGCAAGCCGTCCCCGGAGACCGCCTGAAGCTGCGTGTTGGCAGCGATCGGCATATCGAGGTGCTCGATATCGAGAGCGCTTCCGCCAATCGCGTTGCCCCTGTCTGTGCGCTGTTTGACAGCTGCGGCGGCTGCTCCATGCAGACAACCGCCCTTCCGGCACTTCTTGAATGGAAGACAGGTCTTGTGGCGCATGCGCTTCAGCGTGCGGGCTTCGACAATCTGCCCCGTATCGAGGCCATGCAGGTGCCGGTTGAAAGCCGTCGCCGCATCGATCTGGCGTTCCAGCGCCTGCCCGGCCGGATTATCCTCGGGCTACATCGACGCCATGGCGATGTCGTGGATATGACCGAATGTCATGTCATCGATCCTGCCCTTTTTGCGCTGCTCGCTCCCCTGCGCGAGGTTCTTGGCTCACTCGGCGCCGTCACAGGCGGGGGTGATCTGCAGATCAATCTCTACAGCTCCGGCCCCGATATCCTGCTTTCGACGGACGCGGCTCTTGTGCCGACGGATCGGGTAAAGCTCGCCAATTTCGGCAAGACACATAAGATCCCGCGTATCTCATGGCGCTCGAAACGCCGCCCCAATGACGGCTATGAAATCGTCGCCCAGCAGGGCCCGGTGTTTCATGCCTTTGGCAGCGTGAAGCTTACACCGCCCCCCGGCGGGTTCCTGCAGGCCAGCGCCCAGAGCGAGAGCGCCATTGCCGAGGCGGTTCTCGCTGCGCTACCTACGCTGAACCGCCGCGATCCTATCGTCGAATTATTTGCTGGTTTCGGCACATTGACCGTCCCTCTCGCGCAGAAGGGCCGCGTCCTGGCCTATGAGGGCCACTTCGAGGCTATTGCTGCGTTGAAATCGGGCGCGATTGGCCAGCGCATCGAGACAACGCATCGCGATCTGACGCGTCAACCGCTTATTGCAAAAGAATTCGAAAAAGCGCGAGTCGTCGTTCTGGATCCGCCTCACGCGGGTGCGTTGATCCAGATGGATCATATCGCACGGTCCAAGGTCGAGGACATCATCTATGTCAGCTGCAACCCGCAGGCGCTGAGCAAGGATTCGGCGCTCCTGAAAAAGGCGGGTTACGAGGTGCTGTCGATCGCGGTTATCGACCAGTTCCTCTGGTCGACCGAGGTTGAAGCCGTTGTCGCCTTTACCAGAAGCAAGAAGCGGCTTTCACGTCGTCAGACGTGA
- the sufD gene encoding Fe-S cluster assembly protein SufD has protein sequence MSDVAALSPAVGSFLTRAHEGEARALLAQQGLPQRRAEAWRYTPLREIEKTRFDAPKPVSLGDAEALLARLAPEARTGNRVVFINGSLVSGLTRLPESVVITSDVALLVADRPLSVLNNALRQPGLSLVVPENVEAGQVCLVSLVTTDTPVSTHLAHQVTLEAGASLTLLDIQSGEGGYLANPSLTVSVAEKAHLTHLRVQQDSLEATNLAFVNACVAEHGTYDSFTLTLGARLSRHEVLAHLAGKHAVVHVNAAQLLAGAQHADLTSVITHAAPDCNSRQTVKNVLMDAAHGVFQGKIHVHRVAQKTDGYQMNQALLLSEKAQIDSKPELEIYADDVKCSHGATVGALDDEQLFYLRARGIPYAEARAILVRAFLLDALSLVTDEAAHALLDQRVDAWWQKREG, from the coding sequence ATGAGCGACGTCGCAGCCTTATCGCCTGCGGTCGGGTCGTTTCTGACACGTGCCCATGAGGGTGAAGCCCGCGCGCTGCTGGCGCAGCAGGGCCTGCCCCAGCGTCGTGCAGAAGCGTGGCGCTATACGCCGCTTCGTGAGATTGAAAAAACGAGATTCGACGCGCCAAAGCCCGTGTCGCTTGGTGATGCGGAAGCGCTCCTTGCCCGTCTGGCACCTGAAGCGCGCACCGGGAATCGCGTTGTCTTCATCAATGGGTCGCTGGTTTCCGGGCTGACGCGCCTGCCTGAGAGTGTAGTCATCACGAGCGACGTGGCGTTGCTGGTGGCCGATCGGCCTTTGAGCGTGCTCAACAACGCCCTGCGTCAGCCGGGTCTGTCTCTGGTTGTGCCGGAGAACGTTGAGGCCGGTCAGGTCTGCCTCGTCTCGCTGGTGACGACCGATACGCCAGTCTCGACCCATCTTGCGCATCAGGTCACGCTTGAGGCCGGAGCTTCGCTGACCCTGCTCGATATCCAGTCGGGCGAGGGGGGTTATCTTGCCAATCCGAGCCTTACGGTGTCGGTCGCGGAAAAAGCGCATCTGACCCATCTGCGTGTTCAGCAGGACAGCCTTGAGGCCACTAACCTGGCTTTCGTCAATGCCTGCGTGGCTGAGCATGGAACGTATGACAGCTTCACCCTGACGCTGGGGGCCAGGCTCTCGCGTCATGAGGTGCTGGCGCATCTGGCTGGAAAGCATGCGGTGGTGCATGTGAATGCGGCCCAGCTTCTGGCTGGCGCGCAGCACGCTGATCTTACATCGGTCATTACCCATGCCGCACCCGATTGCAATTCGCGCCAGACCGTCAAGAATGTGCTCATGGATGCGGCTCATGGCGTGTTCCAGGGCAAGATCCACGTTCATCGCGTTGCTCAGAAAACCGATGGCTATCAGATGAACCAGGCGCTTCTCCTTTCGGAGAAGGCCCAGATTGACAGCAAGCCCGAACTGGAAATCTATGCGGATGACGTGAAGTGCAGCCATGGCGCGACCGTTGGTGCACTTGATGACGAACAGCTTTTCTATCTGCGCGCGCGTGGCATCCCCTATGCGGAAGCACGGGCCATTCTCGTGCGCGCCTTCCTGCTGGATGCGCTGTCTCTCGTGACTGACGAGGCCGCTCATGCGCTGCTTGACCAGCGCGTGGATGCCTGGTGGCAAAAAAGAGAGGGATGA
- the tig gene encoding trigger factor, giving the protein MQVTQTQSEGLKRGFTVTVPAGDLEARRAARLAELGRTINLPGFRPGKVPASLVKQRYGAALNGEIMEQAVNDSTNKVLEDNKLRPAVQPKVELVSGGEGEGDLVFKIELEVLPEIAVPDLSGLELTRLTAKPSDETIDKALAELAKRQRSFETIEEERAARTGDVVNCDFVGKLDGTPFDGGTAQDVNVEIGGDGFIPGFAEQLEGMKAGEEKVITVTFPAEYQAKELAGKEATFDIKANALKTPVDPALDDELAKKIGFENIAQVRDIIVKQAEGEYGQLSRLRIKRELLDALSGKTDFEAPESMVESEFGQIWQRVEQDRASGEMDEEDAGKDEETLRADYRKIAERRVKLGLLLAEIGRTKEITVTREELMQAVRQEAMRYPGQEQAVFEFFSKNPQAADGLRGPILENKVVDYLIELAKVTEKEVTPEELAEIPPADL; this is encoded by the coding sequence ATGCAGGTTACCCAAACGCAATCCGAAGGTCTGAAGCGCGGCTTTACCGTCACTGTGCCGGCTGGCGATCTGGAGGCGCGACGTGCCGCTCGTCTCGCCGAGCTCGGCCGCACGATCAATCTGCCCGGCTTCCGCCCCGGCAAGGTGCCCGCATCGCTCGTCAAGCAGCGCTATGGCGCCGCCCTGAACGGCGAGATCATGGAGCAGGCTGTCAACGACTCCACCAACAAGGTTCTGGAAGACAACAAGCTGCGCCCTGCCGTGCAGCCCAAGGTCGAACTGGTTTCCGGTGGTGAAGGCGAAGGCGATCTCGTTTTCAAGATCGAGCTGGAAGTCCTGCCCGAAATCGCCGTGCCGGATCTGTCGGGTCTCGAACTGACCCGCCTGACGGCCAAGCCGAGCGACGAGACCATCGACAAGGCTCTGGCCGAGCTGGCAAAGCGTCAGCGCAGCTTCGAGACGATCGAGGAAGAGCGCGCCGCCCGCACCGGTGATGTTGTGAACTGCGATTTCGTGGGCAAGCTCGACGGCACGCCCTTCGATGGTGGCACGGCACAGGATGTCAATGTCGAGATCGGTGGCGACGGCTTCATCCCTGGCTTTGCCGAGCAGCTCGAAGGCATGAAGGCTGGCGAAGAGAAGGTGATCACGGTCACGTTCCCCGCAGAGTATCAGGCCAAGGAACTGGCTGGCAAGGAAGCAACCTTCGACATCAAGGCGAATGCGCTCAAGACTCCGGTTGATCCGGCGCTTGATGACGAGCTGGCCAAGAAGATCGGATTCGAGAACATCGCCCAGGTGCGTGACATCATCGTCAAGCAGGCTGAAGGCGAATACGGCCAGCTGTCGCGTCTGCGCATCAAGCGCGAGCTGCTGGATGCCCTGTCGGGCAAGACCGATTTCGAAGCGCCCGAGAGCATGGTCGAGAGCGAGTTCGGCCAGATCTGGCAGCGCGTCGAGCAGGATCGCGCTTCGGGTGAGATGGATGAGGAAGACGCGGGCAAGGACGAAGAGACCCTGCGCGCCGACTACCGCAAGATTGCCGAGCGTCGCGTAAAGCTGGGTCTGCTGCTGGCAGAAATCGGCCGCACCAAGGAAATCACGGTAACCCGTGAGGAACTGATGCAGGCTGTCCGTCAGGAAGCCATGCGCTACCCCGGTCAGGAGCAGGCCGTTTTCGAGTTCTTCAGCAAGAACCCGCAGGCAGCTGATGGTCTCCGTGGCCCGATTCTCGAGAACAAGGTCGTCGATTATCTGATCGAGCTGGCCAAGGTCACCGAAAAGGAAGTCACGCCGGAAGAGCTGGCAGAGATCCCGCCTGCCGATCTCTGA
- a CDS encoding DEAD/DEAH box helicase, with product MVSSTTVAEPEAPTPAVFEPEVQTDSRATRSRRRRGGRNSARTASADASPADAATETQDTPPASTTEAAKADPALQAIIDAPKPLFSKLGLSAPIMRAIEEMGYEHPTPIQARAIPVVLSGQDVLGVAQTGTGKTASFTLPMLEKLAGSRARARMPRSLILEPTRELALQVAENLTLYGKHLRLNHALLIGGESMADQRAVLNQGVDILIATPGRLMDLFDRGGLLLTQTGTLVIDEADRMLDMGFIPDITRIVSMLPVHRQTLLFSATMAPEIRTLADQFLHLPEEITVSRPSSVATTIEEALLVVDEHDKRRVLRKLLRRENVQNAIVFCNRKRDVDVLYKSLHKHGFAVGHLHGDLAQSLRFKTLERFKAGELQILVCSDVAARGIDIGGLSHVFNFDLPFNAEDYIHRIGRTGRAGKTGHAFSLASPRQKLLAEGIEKLKHAPIPMVEIEGIETLPWADPEQEGGQHERRERRGRDRGGRQNRHGENRDRDRDRDRDRDRDRDRAVASEPTRQASRPKQDATIERHSGEHASADRGSVAPTNAFDHDAPRTGFGHETPAFMLLPRRNRRVESEDQVGPIQHRGTV from the coding sequence ATCGTGAGCAGCACCACGGTTGCTGAACCCGAGGCCCCTACCCCCGCGGTTTTTGAGCCTGAAGTACAAACCGACAGCCGCGCGACGCGCTCGCGTCGTCGGCGCGGTGGCAGGAACTCAGCCCGGACGGCATCAGCTGACGCATCGCCCGCCGATGCCGCGACGGAAACGCAAGACACCCCGCCTGCAAGCACAACCGAAGCAGCCAAGGCCGACCCGGCGCTGCAAGCCATCATCGATGCGCCCAAGCCACTTTTTTCCAAGCTTGGCCTTTCTGCACCGATCATGCGTGCCATCGAGGAAATGGGGTATGAGCACCCAACCCCGATTCAGGCACGCGCCATTCCGGTCGTTTTGAGCGGACAGGATGTGCTGGGTGTCGCCCAGACAGGCACCGGCAAGACAGCGTCCTTCACACTGCCCATGCTGGAGAAGCTCGCAGGCTCGCGCGCCCGCGCCCGCATGCCGCGTTCTCTCATTCTCGAACCGACACGCGAGCTTGCGCTGCAGGTTGCCGAAAACCTCACACTCTATGGCAAGCATCTGCGGCTCAACCATGCCCTGCTGATTGGTGGCGAGAGCATGGCTGACCAGCGTGCGGTACTTAATCAGGGTGTTGATATCCTGATCGCCACGCCGGGCCGCCTGATGGATCTTTTCGATCGTGGCGGGCTGCTTCTGACCCAGACCGGTACCCTCGTCATCGACGAGGCGGATCGTATGCTGGATATGGGGTTCATTCCCGATATCACGCGCATTGTCTCCATGCTGCCCGTGCACCGTCAGACCCTGCTGTTCTCGGCGACGATGGCCCCGGAGATCCGCACCCTGGCCGATCAGTTCCTGCATCTGCCAGAGGAAATCACGGTTTCCCGTCCTTCGTCGGTTGCCACGACCATTGAGGAAGCGCTGCTCGTCGTTGATGAACACGACAAGCGTCGCGTCCTGCGCAAGCTGCTGCGTCGCGAAAACGTGCAAAACGCCATCGTGTTCTGCAACCGCAAGCGCGATGTGGATGTGCTTTACAAATCGCTGCACAAGCATGGCTTCGCGGTTGGGCACCTGCATGGCGATCTGGCGCAGTCGCTGCGCTTCAAGACGCTGGAACGCTTTAAGGCTGGCGAATTGCAGATTCTCGTCTGTTCCGACGTCGCGGCTCGCGGCATCGATATCGGCGGATTGTCGCATGTCTTCAATTTCGACCTGCCCTTCAATGCCGAGGACTATATCCATCGCATTGGTCGCACGGGACGTGCGGGCAAGACAGGTCATGCCTTCAGCCTGGCCTCACCTCGCCAGAAGCTTCTGGCTGAGGGTATCGAGAAGCTGAAGCACGCGCCGATTCCGATGGTCGAAATCGAGGGTATCGAAACCCTCCCCTGGGCCGATCCGGAGCAGGAAGGCGGGCAGCATGAACGACGCGAGCGGCGCGGGAGGGATCGCGGCGGTCGCCAGAACCGCCACGGCGAAAACCGTGACCGTGACCGTGACCGTGACCGTGACCGTGACCGTGACCGTGACCGGGCTGTTGCGTCCGAACCGACGCGTCAAGCATCGCGCCCGAAGCAGGATGCGACGATCGAGCGTCACTCTGGTGAGCATGCGAGCGCCGACCGTGGTTCCGTTGCGCCGACGAACGCCTTCGATCACGACGCACCGCGCACTGGCTTCGGCCATGAGACCCCGGCCTTCATGCTCCTGCCGCGTCGCAACCGCCGGGTCGAGAGCGAAGATCAGGTCGGCCCGATCCAGCATCGCGGTACTGTCTGA
- a CDS encoding SUF system Fe-S cluster assembly protein produces MSEEGHILTRPLGAPAETPAPEAHAGVPDEDSVISAIATVYDPEIPVNIYELGLIYAIDLHDDGRVDIEMTLTAPNCPSAQELPEQVREAVAALPGVSNASVSIVWDPPWDMSRMSDDARLALNMF; encoded by the coding sequence ATGTCTGAAGAAGGTCACATCCTGACCAGACCGCTTGGCGCTCCGGCGGAAACGCCAGCGCCGGAAGCTCACGCCGGTGTTCCGGACGAGGATAGCGTCATATCGGCTATCGCGACCGTTTATGACCCGGAAATACCGGTCAATATCTACGAACTGGGGCTGATTTACGCGATCGACCTGCATGATGATGGCCGCGTGGATATCGAAATGACGCTGACCGCCCCGAATTGCCCGAGCGCACAGGAATTGCCCGAGCAGGTGCGCGAGGCTGTGGCGGCGCTTCCCGGTGTCAGCAATGCCAGCGTTTCGATTGTCTGGGATCCGCCCTGGGATATGAGCCGCATGAGCGACGATGCCCGCCTTGCGCTGAACATGTTCTGA
- a CDS encoding HesB/IscA family protein produces MSDTTTAPAPVKRALPPLMQMTERAAMRLKKLYEGANKGQLLRIGVNTRGCSGMSYDMSFVESVSPGDERVTDHGVDVLIDRKATLFLIGTVMDYEVKDLESGFTFTNPNEKGRCGCGESFHV; encoded by the coding sequence ATGAGCGATACGACAACCGCCCCGGCACCGGTGAAGCGTGCCCTGCCGCCCCTGATGCAGATGACCGAACGCGCTGCCATGCGGCTGAAGAAGCTCTATGAGGGCGCAAACAAGGGCCAGCTCTTGCGTATTGGCGTGAACACGCGTGGCTGTTCAGGCATGTCCTATGACATGAGCTTTGTGGAGAGCGTGTCACCCGGTGATGAGCGTGTTACCGATCACGGGGTGGATGTGCTGATCGATCGCAAGGCGACACTGTTCCTGATTGGTACGGTGATGGATTACGAGGTCAAGGATCTCGAATCCGGCTTCACCTTCACCAATCCGAATGAGAAAGGCCGTTGCGGCTGTGGCGAGAGCTTTCACGTCTGA